The proteins below are encoded in one region of Apium graveolens cultivar Ventura chromosome 4, ASM990537v1, whole genome shotgun sequence:
- the LOC141721592 gene encoding glucan endo-1,3-beta-glucosidase-like encodes MSKLSCMQFVFLLFEIFVLGFQTTGAQSVGVCYGRNGNNLPNAQATINLFRAKGIRRMRLYDPVQPALQALRGSNIEIILDVPNTQLQSLQDPAGARTWVRNNIQNYLPGVRFRYIAVGNEVDPNNGGTSRYVNLVLTAMRNVHNAIVAAGLQNQIKVSTATYSGVTDGFPPSQGSFKDNAKGFIEPIIRFLAQNNLPLLANIYPYFSHIGTPQSDLQYALFTAPNVVVTDPVGSRQYRNLFDALLDTLYSAVERSGGRNVEIVVSESGWPSAGGREASVQNAGTYYRNLINHVRGNGTPKRPGKPIETYLFAMFDENIKGDAETEKHFGLFNPTTQQPKYQLSF; translated from the exons ATGTCGAAACTGAGTTGTATGCAATTTGTGTTTCTTTTATTTGAGATCTTCGTGCTTGGCTTTCAGACAACAG GAGCGCAATCTGTAGGTGTGTGTTACGGGAGAAATGGAAATAATTTGCCAAACGCACAGGCAACGATTAATTTGTTCAGAGCCAAAGGTATTCGAAGAATGAGACTTTACGATCCTGTTCAGCCAGCACTTCAAGCTCTTAGAGGATCGAACATCGAAATCATTCTTGACGTGCCAAACACGCAGCTTCAATCACTGCAAGATCCTGCTGGAGCAAGAACATGGGTTCGGAATAACATCCAAAATTACCTACCAGGAGTCAGATTTCGTTACATTGCTGTCGGGAATGAAGTGGATCCTAACAATGGGGGTACTTCGCGGTACGTAAATCTTGTCCTCACCGCCATGAGAAATGTGCATAATGCGATTGTAGCAGCAGGACTGCAAAATCAAATTAAGGTTTCCACCGCTACGTACTCAGGTGTCACCGATGGATTTCCTCCGTCACAGGGTTCGTTCAAAGATAATGCGAAAGGGTTCATTGAACCGATCATTCGGTTTTTAGCCCAAAATAATTTGCCACTGCTAGCAAACATTTACCCTTATTTTAGCCACATTGGGACTCCTCAGAGCGATCTTCAATACGCTCTGTTTACAGCACCGAATGTGGTCGTAACGGATCCTGTTGGTAGTCGTCAATACAGGAACCTTTTTGATGCATTGCTAGACACTTTGTATTCGGCTGTTGAGAGATCTGGGGGTCGGAACGTCGAGATTGTTGTGTCAGAGAGTGGATGGCCTTCTGCAGGTGGTAGAGAGGCAAGTGTACAAAATGCAGGAACTTATTATAGGAACTTGATCAATCACGTGAGAGGAAATGGCACACCAAAGAGGCCAGGGAAACCTATAGAAACTTACTTATTTGCAATgtttgatgaaaacatcaaggGAGATGCAGAGACTGAGAAACATTTTGGGCTTTTCAATCCCACAACTCAGCAGCCCAAATACCAACTCAGTTTTTGA